TTGCATCTGATTAGCATGAAAGAACATGACGCGAATGAATAATTAAAGAGTCCAGTTGTCTCTCAACACATCATTAATAACAAAAACGCAGCGTTTTTATGAACCCTCACAGTGTGCGTGAAACGCGAGAGGAGGTGAGGGAAAAACATCTTGGCAGGGGAAGCTCCAGAAATGCCTGTGTCACTTTCAGTCAGGTTGAACTTGACATGTCCTGCATGTTTGTCTTTTGCAATTACAGTGGAGCGATTCCGCGGTACTGTATTGTATTTCCATGTCTGTATTTAGTTTGCAGTGTCTAGCGGGGTGGGTTTTGTccagatcaaattaatgcaCAGATCATATGTAACTGAGCAAAGGCCGGACATGCATACCAAACTCTGGTCCAGGTTTCCATTGCCTGCTTTCGGTTCATTTGTATGCAACAGCGCCTTCTAGTGGACGTGAACTACTATGACTCAAACCTGCTGTAAATATAGAATGGTAATGAAACATACCTGAGGATGTTGAAacgaaatattaatttatatacacctttttcttcaacgcgAGCAAGCctgtgggtgagacttccggttcatgcgccgctatagggaaataaggAGAATAACAGCGTGCTGTAAagggtaaaactgtttgcactacaaaccagtgtgctcataattaagataatacattaaaataatatggtaagacaccaatttgcaatgtAAAGctgcaaaacgagctgttttgcaTGGGTGAGACcgaaagccagacccataaattTCCAAATGgcgggaagaaaaaggtggataaaggTGTTTATATATGTTTGCACATTGTATATATACTGGATACTGCAGAAACATTATGAACTAACACAGctttaatctgtaaaaactcTATTTTCTAGTCTTAAATAGCTAGAGGCTTTACATAACATcagaaaaagtgtttaaaacgcAGTTACATGTGCAAAGCAAATTTTGTGTGATTCATTTCTGAGCCTGTTCATTTACTACAGAGCTTTACTGCCAGCAGCTCTGTAATAAAACCTAAAAGTAAGCTTGTTGGGCTTCATCTATATTTATCTCTGTCCATCTGTGAATATGAGTCTGGAGGCTGGTGTTTCAGATAGTATTGGAAGCATGCACAAATCTCCATACACCTGCACTGGTACAGTCTGGTAAAGAACTGCTGACTGGTCGTTTTTCCTCCAAAATGCATGCAGATTGTATCTGCAGAGTTTCTTGTATATATTCACAGGCAAAAATAGTAAGGGTGGTTACCCATGAACTCAGCTGCCCtttagtattttaagagcaataTCTAGTTTAGCAAAGGTCACAAGCCACAGGAACAGAACAAGTGGGAGGTTGTGTTTACAGCGTGAGTGATATTTTTCCACCACTGACATGTCTTTAGAAgtctgaccaaaaaaaaatacctgTAGTGTATGTTATGAAGAATTGTATccaatcttaaaatataaagcaatGCTGTACGCCGTGGAGGAGTGATACAGCTTTCATTTGCACAAAAAAGTAGTACATAAAGCAGTACTTGATTATACTTTCTGCATGTTTAAGGAGGTCAAGACAAATCTCACCTAAATATAGAAAAACACaaactgataataaataaataaaagttaataaaagataactttaaacagaaaaaaagaaaattcttatGCACTTGTAAAGTTCTGCACTTTATTTCAGATTCAGATTCATAATTTATTGTCCCCACACGAGGAAATTTGCCTTCACAGACTGTACCCAAGCTGTAGTGCacacatttcaaaaatacaaagtTAGTACACATGATACACATATCCTGCACCAAGAGCACATCAGCAGTATTACCCAGGAGATAATAACACCAGCAAAACATAACTTTAAATTACACACTTCCTGGTTTCTGTCAATTCAGCATTCTAATGGCAGAGGGTACAAAACTTTTCCCAAAGCGTgcttttttatggagtaactGTTTGTATCTACGGCCTGATGGAAGAACAAGTTATTTATTTCCATAAATAaatgtgctgtcaaacaattaatagtgattaattgcatccaaaataaaagtttgtgtttacataatatgtgctTACTGggtatagatatatatatatatatatatatatatatatatatatgaccctggaccaaaaaaacagtcttaagtcgctggggtatatttgtagcaacagccaaaaatacattgcaaattattgatttttattttatgccaaaaataattaggaaattaagtaaagatcatgttccatgaggatattttgtaaaactccttctgtaaatatatcaaaacttaatatttgattagtaatatgcattgttaagaacttcatttggacaactttaaaggggattttcacaatattttgattttcttgccacccttagattccatatattaaaatagttgtgtctcggcctaatattgtcctgtctttaaaaatcatacatcaatggaaagcttatatattcaactttctgatgatgtataaatctcaatttcgaaaaatcgacccttatgactggttttgtggtccagggtcatatatatatatagatatcaTCATATATGATatctttattatatattaaagccttatatatatattacagccttatataaatataaccgatttttcttaaatatacatgcatgtgtttgtttatatatacataataaatatacacagtacacacatattatgtaaacacgaacttttattttaaatgcgaATAATCGCGACTAATCGTTtgacagacaaataaataaatacaattttgtgaattaaaaaaatacatcaatcCTATAAGGAATCAAGATAATGTATATCAGGAAAAACTCAATTTCCCATGATGCCTTCGGCTCTAATGTGCGGGTGCGCGTTCTACCGGAAATACTCTTGTTGTGCCTGTGGATTTGATTTGTACAGGGCTGCCGTTTTACTGGCCTTACGGTAAGAAATCTCCAGCCTGCTATGCAAACCCTCCTTGCACTGCATGTCATTGATAGACATTAAATATATGATCTGTTCACGTTTATTCTTTGTTAAGTTACATGAACACAGATATCGCTCAGATATCTGAGAACCAAGCTAATGATGCTAACTGCTTTAGCGtttccttttattttctttctttttttttgtcggTTTCTGGACCAAAACAGTTAAATGAACTCGTATAAagaattatgcaaataaaagacatttagatGGGACTGTGAATGTTGGTTTATTTTGGGCCGTTACCATGCTAAAGTTTagcatatacaataaataatttaatgtatatgCGGTTGCAAAGGCTATTGTATAGAAATACAGTAGTTATAATAacttattaattataaaacatataatattAACAGCCAGTTTGTACAAATTCAGTAGTAATTTGTcacagtaaatgcatttattaatgtgCATATGCAtagatgtatgtatgtatgctccacaggtttttaaacagtaagattttttgtttgttttttttccaaattagtctcttctgctcaccatgcctGCATCTGacctaaaatacagcaaaacagaaaggttttgaaatatttttaccatttaaaataactgttttctatttaaatatattttaaaatacaatttattcctgtgattttaaagcaagaattgtagcatcattactccaatcacatgatctatcagaaatcattctaatattctgatttgctgctcgaaaacattttatattattattatgttgaaaacacgAGTAGAAtttcttcaggtttctttgatgaatagaaagttcagaaaaacatttatctgaaaaaaattaatcttttgtaagattaatctttttttctctttatcatcacttttgatcaatttaaagcatccttgctaaataaaaatattaatttctataatttctttctaaaaaaattatactgactccaagcttttaaatggtatagtgtataatgttaaaaaaaaaacttttattccagataaatgctgatcttcgggaactttctagtcatcaaataattctgaaaaaattaacccaactgttttaaatattgataataataataataaatgtttcttgaacagcaaatcagcatatcaaaatgatttctgaaggatcatgtgacactgaagactggagtaatgatgctgaaaattcagctttgaagtcacaggaataaattacattttaaaatatattcaaatagaaaacagttattttaaataataaaaatatttcacaattagtgcttttgctgtattttggattaaataaatgcaggcttgctgagcattagagatttattaaaaaatacattaaaaatcttactgttcaagaacttttgactggttgtgtatatGTGACTGACTTTATTTACATCCTTCCAGCAGctgcaaaaaaacagagaaaatgagtgatggaTTGGTTCAACTGCAGTCCAGCTCTCACCATAAAAATCTGCTCAATGCAATGTGGAAGCTGAGGACCATGGGAAACCTGTGCGACATCACGGTGCAGGTGGATTTTCAAGGAGAGCTGGAGGAGTTTGAAGCCCATCAGGTGGTCCTCGCCGCATCCAGCGGTTACTTCGAGTCCCATCTGTTAGCCAGCGACCAAGTGAAAAAGATATTCCTGTGTGACATCTTACCACACACATTTGAGAAATTCTTAGAGTATGCGTATTTTGGAAAAATCGAGGTGGAGAAAAGTTACATCGGTACCGTATTGCAGATGGCTAAACTCCTGAAGTGCCAAGACTTAGTGGATGCTTGCGAGGCAGAAATTCCCAGCGGCGTTTCAGATGAAACTCTGCAGAAAGATGGTGTGGATTCAAACCCTCGAAGTACTGAAGTCAAGACCAAACAAGGACCTGTGAAAAAAGCGATGAAGAGgaaaaagtctttaaaagtgCCTGAAAATGTGAAGGAGACAGAACCAGACAGGAGAAGCAGCAGGTTAGCGGGTCGCAGAGTGTCTGTGGACTTTCCTCTGAAAAAGCCCAAGATGCAAACAGAAACCCTTGAAGCGGCAGGAGAGGAGCAAACGTCCCAAGATCCTGAGGCAGAGTCATCACAGGACACCTTGGGTGAAAAAGACACTTGTGATGACTCTGGATCCGAATCCGCTTACGATGTGCCTGGAGATGAATCAGACTTCCAGCCTAATGAGGAAATGGACGAGGAGGAAGCAGAGAAGGAAATCAAGAGAGGAACCGCAAAGTACAGATGTGAGAAATGCAGCCGTTCATTCTACTACGAAAAGAGCTATCTCAAACACTTAAAGGTCAACCACGGAGTCCAAATGGACACTACGTTTCGCTGTGAAATCTGCCAGCAGACGTTCGCCAACCGCTGCAACCTGAAGATCCACCAGCGGCACGTGCATAACGACGAGAGGCTCTTTCCGTGTGAGATCTGCAATAAAACTTTCAAGCGCAAGAAGGACGTGACCCGCCACAGGCGGCAGGTGCACGAGGGTGGCACGGACAGACACTTCTGCCACGTCTGCGGCAAATCTCTGAGCTCCAAAACCGCTCTGACGCTGCATGAGAGGACACACTCGGGGCACAAACCCTTTAAATGTGACGAGTGCGGATCCAGATTCTCCCAGAGTTCAGCGCTCAAGACACATCAAAGGTAGTGGGCAGCATCAGGGATGCACCAGGCCATAAAAGTCACCTGAACAAACCTCAAACCTAAATATTAGGGTGTTACATATATAAATCCTACCTTAAATTGGCTTCTGTCAGTAAGTAAATCATGTAAGTAATAATATGATGGCCAGTatcatattatttacatatacagtagtcaacatttgaagtggatcaaaacctttcatcaaagttgtcctagaaccaaaacaatacccattctcatcttaggacaactttaatgaactttttgatccacttcaaatgttgactactatatatatatgactaaatataaaatctaatttcttttttgtaacattggccatcatatagatttttcttatgtaaaattatatttaatttatttatatatttaatttatttaaatgtatgcataaaagctaaatgcatacatgtaaataatatacattatttacatttatgaataaaattaataaatgcataaatgtaaattctactatattatttacatatatgaataatgtaaaatttagttgttttttgcTATGGTCAATAACTGATCATATTATAACATTGGgcatcatattattattattaataataattaattaattaatatttttgtatgttaaattatatttgattatttttatatgtgaataaaagctAAATGCATAAGTGTAAATGCGAATAAAGTAATGtgatacaattaaatatttacatgtatgaaccacaaaatgcatattatgcatatattatattattttatattatattatatttgctattattattatattatattaaatttgaatttagtttttttttgtgtgtgtttgttttgggtattgtcaaaaactaaatgtaatataatataacattttctcagaatattttaccttttttgttattttaatggtCTGGTCAATaaccaaatataatataatataatatataatttacatttatgcatttaatagccacttttttcataaatgtggcataaatgtttaatatattacattttattacatttatttgtgtgtatatatatatatatatacacacatacatatacatacaatatattataatattatattatatttgtattatattatactcATGCATTTAGcttttatgcatgtatgtaaataattaaataatataatatatataatttacatttatgcatttagtgGCCACttttttcataaatgtaaataatatatacaattttattacattattttatttgcatttacacTCATGCATTTAGCTtttatgcatgtaaataatcaaataataaataatataatataggctattatattatattatattatacatttttttatgaaagaatttttttttttttacaagaattGGTGGAATCGTAACAGTAtaaaatctgctaaatgttgCAGAAACCAAAATGGTCACATGATATGCATCCCTAATGAACATGCTGGGTTACgcatttaatatttatgcattctatctaatgtttttaatccagaatccacactggagagaaacctttcgCCTGTGACCTCTGTGATGCCAGATTTACCCAGAACCACATGCTGTCTTACCACAGGAGATGCCACACAGGTGAGCCAGCTGATTCCTGTTACATAAAGAGAAATAATATGATAGCAGAAGATAATGACTTCCTCTTCTCTGTCTAGGTGAAAAGCCGTTCATGTGCGAAAACTGTGGGAAGAGCTTTGCATCTAAAGAATACCTGAAACATCACAACCGAATCCATTCAGGATTCAGACCCTACAAATGTGAAACCTGCGGAAGAACGTTTGCGCAGAGGAACTCCCTCCACCagcatatgaaaatacacacaGGTGTTCCTTTACAAAAAACCCTGCAATGCATTTCATTCAAAAGTCCAAAAATGGTATTTA
This is a stretch of genomic DNA from Labeo rohita strain BAU-BD-2019 chromosome 20, IGBB_LRoh.1.0, whole genome shotgun sequence. It encodes these proteins:
- the gzf1 gene encoding GDNF-inducible zinc finger protein 1; translated protein: MSDGLVQLQSSSHHKNLLNAMWKLRTMGNLCDITVQVDFQGELEEFEAHQVVLAASSGYFESHLLASDQVKKIFLCDILPHTFEKFLEYAYFGKIEVEKSYIGTVLQMAKLLKCQDLVDACEAEIPSGVSDETLQKDGVDSNPRSTEVKTKQGPVKKAMKRKKSLKVPENVKETEPDRRSSRLAGRRVSVDFPLKKPKMQTETLEAAGEEQTSQDPEAESSQDTLGEKDTCDDSGSESAYDVPGDESDFQPNEEMDEEEAEKEIKRGTAKYRCEKCSRSFYYEKSYLKHLKVNHGVQMDTTFRCEICQQTFANRCNLKIHQRHVHNDERLFPCEICNKTFKRKKDVTRHRRQVHEGGTDRHFCHVCGKSLSSKTALTLHERTHSGHKPFKCDECGSRFSQSSALKTHQRIHTGEKPFACDLCDARFTQNHMLSYHRRCHTGEKPFMCENCGKSFASKEYLKHHNRIHSGFRPYKCETCGRTFAQRNSLHQHMKIHTGERPYHCKDCDKQFTQLNALQRHQRIHTGEKPYMCSMCGRTFTDKSTVRRHTLTHDKQTPWKNYLVVLEGNVEDRAKKPKGSSQKKDKASAAVSEAQAPISNAQKPQEVVAVSGEPVTISGDWPGPGTIALVSHTALGGLTVIQTEVPAGTQLQPLVATDGTSVISLDASAVGMPVTVPFSIPISVAHSISVSPSISGSVPITVTGHVSDAILAPTTTAATSEAEATENRLASAAVDECVSVQAVAVRETDCADAQQEVTENIQTAEASNNIEISVVE